A genomic window from Luteolibacter sp. LG18 includes:
- a CDS encoding cytochrome P450: MSATQIPTRTPGPSRLDLLKHFLREGFQFVEALTQEADKHGDTFVLPLEVPTYLIRHPDDIKHVLVGNPLNFHKTGGLTVGEKLLGQGLVSSEEPLHGKQRRTMQPMFHKASIAKFTDMMLESTAGHTREWKDGDSIDMSLEMMHLTITIVGLSLFNVDLYREGRELGMEFNRALNLVTRIQLLPFLPKWAMGALQRRLDDSIGKIDEAMGKIIADRKALPESEWPHDLLSMILSSRYEDGSPMPDKLVRDEVITIILAGHETVANHLNWTWYLLARHPEAHDKLLREWDEVLGDESPSMEHMARLPYTQMVLSESMRLYPPAWTLARRVVAPGKLPSGLEVKAGDELLIMQYVSHRNPAYFPEPAKFDPERFSAANKDAIPKYVYYPFGLGPRFCIGEGFARLEAVLVLVEMGRRFRFEMAKSGPVLPETLIALRPRKGLPMIVRKAR, from the coding sequence ATGAGTGCCACCCAAATACCCACCCGCACGCCAGGGCCATCGCGCTTGGACCTCCTGAAACACTTCCTGCGCGAGGGGTTCCAGTTCGTGGAGGCGCTCACGCAGGAGGCGGACAAGCACGGCGACACCTTCGTGCTGCCGCTGGAGGTGCCGACCTATCTGATCCGCCACCCGGATGACATCAAGCACGTGCTGGTCGGCAATCCGCTGAACTTCCATAAGACCGGCGGCCTCACCGTGGGCGAGAAACTGCTGGGCCAGGGGCTGGTGAGCAGCGAGGAACCGCTCCACGGCAAGCAGCGGCGGACGATGCAGCCGATGTTCCACAAGGCTTCCATCGCGAAGTTCACGGACATGATGCTGGAGTCCACCGCGGGCCACACCCGCGAATGGAAGGACGGGGACTCCATCGACATGTCCCTGGAGATGATGCATCTCACGATCACCATCGTGGGGCTGTCCCTTTTCAATGTGGACCTATACCGCGAGGGGCGGGAACTCGGCATGGAGTTCAACCGCGCGCTGAATCTGGTCACCCGCATCCAGCTCCTGCCGTTCTTGCCGAAATGGGCGATGGGGGCTCTGCAACGGAGGCTCGATGACAGTATCGGGAAGATCGACGAGGCGATGGGGAAGATCATTGCCGACCGCAAGGCCCTTCCCGAAAGCGAGTGGCCCCACGACCTGCTCAGCATGATCCTGTCCTCCCGCTACGAGGATGGATCGCCGATGCCGGACAAGCTGGTGCGGGACGAGGTCATCACCATCATCCTTGCCGGGCATGAAACGGTGGCGAACCACCTGAACTGGACGTGGTATCTGCTGGCCCGCCACCCCGAGGCACACGACAAGTTGCTCCGCGAATGGGACGAGGTGCTGGGCGATGAGTCTCCCTCGATGGAGCACATGGCGCGGCTGCCATACACCCAGATGGTGCTTTCGGAATCGATGCGGCTCTATCCGCCCGCGTGGACGCTGGCCCGCCGCGTGGTGGCTCCGGGGAAGCTGCCCAGCGGGCTGGAGGTGAAGGCGGGCGACGAGCTGCTCATCATGCAGTACGTTTCCCATCGCAATCCGGCCTATTTCCCGGAGCCGGCGAAGTTCGATCCCGAGCGATTCTCCGCGGCGAACAAGGATGCCATTCCGAAGTATGTGTATTACCCCTTCGGCCTCGGGCCGCGGTTCTGCATCGGTGAAGGGTTCGCCCGCTTGGAGGCGGTGCTGGTGCTGGTGGAGATGGGCCGCCGCTTCCGGTTCGAAATGGCGAAGTCCGGTCCCGTGTTGCCGGAAACCTTGATCGCTCTGCGGCCGCGCAAGGGGCTGCCGATGATCGTCCGGAAGGCGCGTTGA
- the lpxB gene encoding lipid-A-disaccharide synthase, whose amino-acid sequence MQQPPGDRPLKMFLSAGEVSGDYQAAQLARTLQRIHPGVELVGYGGDHMRSAGVEIRCDTAGWGYVGLQESLRFLPEMKRARARLAELLKAERPDLVVLVDGEAFNERLVAVLRRERIPFVHYFVPQVWFWGRWRARRIARQSSLVIPAFPKELEIFRRCGARAEWYGHPLLDLVEKSKDPGLIPGDEDRRPVALMPGSRVQEIESHAPTLIAAAKRLRQMDPGMKFLLPVAAKHLRAPLLRMIESADMTHAIELRPGWSERVVPKCRLALVASGTATLETALAGVPMVVFYKVRRLTFWAAKLLVKTRFVAMPNILLDEAVVPELLQENFTVDSIVQEASSILGDSVRAAEMRRNLARIPAVLGGQGAIERAAWALVHLTAEHQAVPVGLACQLKSA is encoded by the coding sequence ATGCAGCAGCCTCCGGGAGACCGCCCCCTGAAGATGTTCCTGTCCGCCGGCGAGGTGAGTGGGGACTATCAGGCCGCGCAACTGGCGCGGACGCTCCAGCGCATCCACCCGGGGGTGGAGCTGGTGGGCTACGGGGGGGACCACATGCGGTCCGCCGGGGTCGAGATCCGCTGCGATACCGCGGGCTGGGGGTACGTGGGGCTCCAGGAGTCGCTGCGTTTCCTGCCGGAAATGAAGCGTGCCCGCGCCCGCTTGGCCGAACTGCTGAAGGCGGAGCGGCCGGATCTGGTGGTACTGGTCGACGGCGAGGCATTCAACGAGCGCCTGGTCGCGGTGTTGCGGCGGGAGCGTATTCCCTTCGTCCATTATTTCGTGCCGCAGGTCTGGTTCTGGGGCCGTTGGCGCGCGCGGCGGATCGCCCGCCAGTCGTCACTGGTGATTCCGGCGTTTCCGAAGGAGCTGGAGATTTTCCGGCGCTGCGGGGCCCGTGCGGAGTGGTACGGCCATCCGTTGCTGGATCTGGTGGAGAAGTCCAAGGATCCGGGCCTGATTCCCGGGGACGAGGACCGGCGTCCGGTGGCGTTGATGCCCGGCAGCCGGGTGCAGGAGATCGAATCCCACGCGCCCACCTTGATTGCCGCGGCCAAGCGGCTGCGGCAGATGGATCCGGGCATGAAGTTCCTGTTGCCGGTGGCGGCGAAGCACTTGCGGGCACCGCTGCTGCGCATGATCGAATCCGCGGACATGACCCACGCCATCGAGTTGCGTCCCGGTTGGTCCGAGCGGGTGGTGCCGAAATGCCGGCTCGCGCTGGTGGCATCCGGCACCGCGACCTTGGAGACCGCCCTCGCCGGTGTGCCCATGGTGGTGTTCTACAAGGTGCGCCGTCTCACGTTCTGGGCGGCCAAGCTGCTGGTGAAGACCCGGTTTGTGGCGATGCCCAATATCCTGCTGGATGAGGCGGTCGTCCCCGAGCTTTTGCAGGAAAACTTCACCGTGGATTCCATTGTCCAGGAGGCATCGTCCATCTTGGGGGATTCGGTGCGCGCGGCTGAAATGCGGCGGAATCTGGCCCGCATCCCGGCGGTGTTGGGCGGCCAGGGCGCGATCGAGCGCGCGGCATGGGCTTTGGTGCATCTGACGGCAGAACATCAGGCCGTGCCGGTGGGATTGGCCTGCCAGTTGAAATCAGCCTGA
- a CDS encoding glycosyltransferase, whose product MIPPDIYVTWKNKDPDTWPKWMREYLDGWRTMNPGHRFHLFDDRDCEELFNTERQGVLDDLGIDIVDLYHRLDKQVEKTDLWRYVTIYTRGGLYTDADTACLEPCDHWIRPGDRALVGFERFRCDHPTQYCQWTFAAEPRHPFLAMVLKHVAASILKVRGSNRYATLSRTGPIVFTDALIEFVESGGHCFKSVMDKDAVVAHGLRLLKKKAFSGGHVYHRFAGTWKHWFHRPGFVWRKIHAGSSKPKRQRS is encoded by the coding sequence GTGATCCCGCCCGACATTTACGTAACCTGGAAGAACAAGGATCCGGACACGTGGCCGAAATGGATGCGTGAGTATCTGGACGGCTGGCGGACGATGAATCCTGGCCATCGCTTCCACCTCTTCGACGACCGGGACTGCGAGGAACTCTTCAACACGGAGCGGCAGGGAGTGCTCGATGATCTCGGCATCGACATCGTCGACCTCTATCACCGCCTCGACAAGCAGGTGGAGAAAACCGACCTGTGGCGCTACGTGACGATCTACACCCGCGGCGGCCTCTACACGGACGCGGACACCGCCTGCCTGGAACCCTGCGATCACTGGATCCGGCCCGGCGACCGCGCGCTGGTGGGCTTCGAGCGTTTCCGCTGCGACCACCCGACGCAGTACTGCCAGTGGACCTTCGCCGCCGAGCCTCGGCACCCGTTCCTGGCGATGGTGCTCAAGCACGTGGCCGCCAGCATTCTGAAGGTGCGGGGCAGCAACCGCTACGCGACGCTTTCACGAACCGGCCCCATCGTCTTCACGGACGCGCTGATCGAATTCGTCGAAAGCGGCGGCCACTGTTTCAAGTCGGTGATGGACAAGGATGCCGTGGTTGCCCACGGGCTCCGTCTGCTGAAGAAGAAGGCCTTCAGCGGCGGCCATGTCTATCACCGCTTCGCCGGCACCTGGAAACACTGGTTCCACCGCCCCGGCTTCGTGTGGCGGAAGATCCACGCCGGCTCCAGCAAGCCGAAGCGTCAGCGGTCATAG
- a CDS encoding DUF2334 domain-containing protein yields the protein MDRELDLLLEAFPESARSKAMVLVVPDWSGRYPLDRHPAFVQRLKVFPGRKVLHGYTHTLGPDLFNTLFYGTENHSEFASLSRAEARERLEKSRDLFATALGETPSWFCAPRWEQNAVVRETLVELGFEGFMLSNRYETVSGGRVEMPAVCFDDGGLAWRHTVNRSIRRVQLRRWIESGTTFRLTLHPAELSQPKTWRQVVDLMAELQDQGWQPLEFSMEWFR from the coding sequence ATGGACAGAGAACTCGACCTCCTTTTGGAGGCCTTCCCGGAAAGCGCCCGCTCGAAGGCGATGGTGCTGGTGGTGCCGGACTGGAGCGGTCGCTATCCGCTCGACCGGCATCCAGCCTTCGTCCAACGGCTGAAAGTTTTTCCGGGTCGCAAGGTGCTGCACGGCTACACGCACACGCTCGGCCCGGACCTGTTCAACACGCTTTTCTACGGCACCGAGAACCATTCGGAATTCGCGTCGCTGTCCCGGGCTGAGGCGAGAGAGCGGTTGGAGAAATCCCGGGACCTGTTTGCCACCGCATTGGGGGAAACACCTTCCTGGTTCTGTGCGCCGCGGTGGGAACAGAATGCCGTGGTGCGCGAGACGCTCGTCGAGCTGGGCTTCGAGGGCTTCATGCTCTCCAACCGCTACGAGACCGTTTCGGGCGGCCGCGTGGAGATGCCCGCGGTGTGTTTCGACGATGGCGGACTGGCGTGGCGGCATACGGTGAACCGCTCGATCCGACGCGTGCAGCTCCGCCGCTGGATCGAGAGCGGCACGACCTTCCGCCTCACCTTGCATCCGGCCGAACTTTCCCAGCCGAAGACATGGCGGCAGGTCGTCGATTTGATGGCCGAGTTGCAGGATCAGGGCTGGCAACCTTTGGAATTCTCGATGGAATGGTTCCGATGA
- a CDS encoding autotransporter-associated beta strand repeat-containing protein — protein MKLVKCLFSRLCGATSAAAGITFVMVSVAHAASGTWTDTTTGPSNWSDTAKWSGGIVADASGSTASFTSDITASTTVTLDSARTITNIVFSDNGAAGSPWVLSGGNTLTLAGTTPTLTTTTDATISSVITGTVGMTKAGSGLLALSAQSTYTGNTVVNGGVLSLTGGGGGSGTIRGTVTVNTGATLRLATGDATGYNGGATALTNLNIVGGTLDVSTTGNQTLGNAVINLTGGSMTGVANSNLDFFNGSSALNSLASPTTSTISGVKLDIRQTQGAVFTVAKGTTVSGYDLDISSVVSNNTYGPNPFTKAGAGTLRFLGANAYTGATNVNAGTLVLDYTASNTSKISSTTATSIAGGATLQLTGNAAAASTQAAKGLNLTGGGTAKIVMATAAGQTLGADFSSGTLGLGGSILNVSVTGTGTAQLKLPGTTANSVLPYATYGTAGLAFARTDASNFVTGGTTNNTASDLGTWVSGATQYVTTGAAFTNSVGAGVVIDGITFNDAAARTVTIGTGNTLTLNAGVLVTSTVAGNASIITGGTLTTSAGGTLALVNGSTGVLTLSSKITDNTSSKLAVYGPGEVNITSGTNDYAGGTTLNNVFVRLSGGNQGFGTGAVTVNGSSKLATNSGGGAVNLANPVAISSGGFLNVDSGYASMTFSGAITGAGGFGTTSSGTTILTAANTYTGATFVGANTLSVTAAGSLNGSSGIQVAGGGTFTNAGNLTVTGTGVTDNAGSTVSLAVLQSGTYNNTAGTVNFGSMGLNGTTNISGGTLTDSGAFFTGEQTGTGPGVVNQSGGTVNLTTSTNQIRVGHWSVGGNIYNLTGGTLNVPNAAFQVGWDGTTTFKVTGTAVANLKQLTLGANSNNANTAYLGDAFTGNSGGTLNLGTGGIVKSSNGVVSLGNGTVGAYADWTSTANLTLTSTAGTTFNTLDSVDLTTARNVTLSGVLSGAGSVVKTGAGTLTLSGTNTYTGDTVATGGTLSLANASLADVADVKISNGAMLNLGFAGTDTIDELYIDGVQQASGTWGSPTSSAVNKTSRITGTGILQVNTGAAVATYEDWATAKGLTVANNGKAQDPDGDGRNNLQEFAFDEDPLSGKSASKMSVKVATVDGQSVLTLTLPVRAAASFPDGYSGMLASLPVDGFTYYIMGSVDLTYWNLDIAEVPSGQSGPLQANLPPLSSGWIYRSFYVPGAHPGELEKLFMRASVSE, from the coding sequence ATGAAACTTGTAAAATGCCTGTTCTCGCGCCTTTGTGGCGCCACTTCTGCCGCCGCCGGAATCACCTTCGTCATGGTCTCCGTGGCGCACGCCGCCAGCGGAACCTGGACCGATACCACCACCGGTCCGTCCAATTGGAGCGATACCGCCAAATGGTCGGGAGGCATCGTAGCCGATGCCTCCGGCTCGACGGCCAGCTTCACCAGCGATATCACGGCGAGCACGACCGTGACGCTCGATTCGGCCCGCACGATCACCAATATCGTGTTCTCCGACAATGGCGCCGCGGGCAGCCCATGGGTGCTCTCGGGTGGGAATACCCTGACCTTGGCGGGCACCACGCCCACCTTGACCACCACCACGGACGCGACGATCAGCTCCGTGATCACCGGCACCGTTGGCATGACCAAGGCTGGCTCGGGTCTCCTCGCGCTCAGCGCGCAGAGCACCTACACCGGCAACACCGTCGTCAATGGCGGCGTGCTGAGCCTGACGGGCGGCGGCGGCGGTTCGGGAACCATCCGCGGTACCGTCACGGTGAACACTGGAGCCACGCTGCGGCTCGCGACCGGTGACGCGACCGGCTACAACGGCGGTGCCACCGCGCTCACCAACCTCAACATCGTGGGCGGCACGCTCGATGTCAGCACCACCGGCAACCAGACGCTCGGCAACGCGGTCATCAACCTGACCGGCGGCAGCATGACCGGTGTGGCGAACAGCAACCTCGATTTCTTCAACGGCAGCTCGGCGCTCAATTCGCTGGCCTCTCCGACCACCTCCACCATCAGCGGGGTGAAACTGGACATCCGCCAGACGCAGGGCGCGGTCTTCACCGTGGCGAAGGGAACCACGGTCTCCGGCTACGACCTCGACATCTCCTCGGTGGTGTCGAACAACACCTACGGTCCGAACCCCTTCACGAAGGCCGGTGCGGGCACGCTGCGGTTCCTCGGGGCGAATGCCTACACCGGTGCCACCAATGTGAACGCGGGCACGCTGGTGCTCGACTACACCGCCAGCAACACCTCGAAGATCTCCAGCACCACGGCGACCTCGATCGCCGGTGGTGCCACGCTCCAGCTCACGGGAAATGCGGCGGCCGCGAGCACCCAGGCGGCCAAGGGGCTCAACCTGACCGGCGGCGGCACGGCGAAGATCGTGATGGCCACGGCTGCGGGGCAGACGCTTGGCGCGGATTTCAGCAGCGGCACGCTTGGCCTCGGCGGCTCGATCCTGAACGTGTCCGTCACCGGCACCGGGACCGCCCAGCTCAAGCTCCCTGGCACCACCGCCAACAGCGTGTTGCCATACGCCACCTACGGCACCGCCGGTTTGGCCTTCGCGCGGACGGATGCCAGCAACTTCGTGACCGGCGGCACGACCAACAACACGGCTTCCGATCTCGGCACCTGGGTTTCGGGTGCGACCCAATACGTGACCACCGGCGCGGCCTTCACCAACAGCGTGGGCGCGGGCGTGGTCATCGACGGCATCACCTTCAATGATGCGGCGGCACGCACCGTGACCATCGGCACGGGGAACACCCTGACCTTGAACGCCGGTGTCCTGGTCACCTCCACTGTCGCGGGCAATGCCTCCATCATCACCGGAGGCACGCTCACGACCTCGGCAGGCGGTACGCTGGCGCTCGTGAATGGTTCCACGGGTGTCCTCACCTTGTCGTCGAAGATCACGGACAACACGTCCTCGAAGCTTGCGGTTTACGGCCCGGGTGAAGTGAACATCACCAGCGGCACGAACGACTACGCGGGCGGCACCACGCTCAACAACGTCTTCGTGCGCCTCAGTGGCGGCAACCAGGGATTCGGCACCGGCGCGGTGACCGTCAATGGTTCCTCGAAGCTCGCCACCAACTCCGGCGGCGGCGCGGTCAACCTGGCGAACCCGGTGGCGATTTCCTCCGGTGGTTTCCTGAACGTGGACTCCGGCTATGCCTCCATGACCTTCTCTGGGGCGATCACCGGTGCGGGCGGCTTCGGCACCACTTCCAGCGGCACCACCATCCTGACGGCGGCGAACACCTACACGGGCGCCACCTTTGTCGGAGCGAACACCCTTTCGGTCACCGCGGCGGGCAGCCTCAATGGTTCCTCCGGCATCCAGGTGGCAGGTGGCGGCACGTTCACCAACGCGGGCAATCTCACCGTCACTGGAACCGGCGTCACCGACAATGCCGGTTCGACCGTGTCGCTCGCGGTGCTGCAATCCGGCACCTACAACAACACCGCCGGAACGGTGAACTTCGGGTCGATGGGCTTGAACGGAACGACCAACATCTCCGGCGGTACCCTCACGGACAGTGGCGCGTTCTTCACCGGCGAACAAACGGGAACGGGGCCCGGCGTGGTCAACCAGTCCGGCGGCACCGTGAACCTCACGACCTCCACGAACCAGATCCGTGTCGGTCATTGGTCCGTTGGCGGCAACATCTACAACCTGACGGGCGGCACGCTCAATGTTCCCAATGCGGCCTTCCAGGTCGGTTGGGATGGCACCACCACCTTCAAGGTCACCGGCACCGCCGTGGCGAACCTCAAACAACTGACGCTCGGCGCGAACAGCAACAACGCGAACACCGCCTACCTCGGTGACGCGTTCACGGGCAATTCCGGCGGCACGCTGAACCTCGGCACCGGCGGTATCGTGAAATCGAGCAATGGCGTGGTGAGCCTCGGCAATGGCACCGTCGGCGCTTACGCGGACTGGACCAGCACGGCGAACCTCACGCTTACCAGCACCGCGGGCACGACTTTCAACACGCTGGATTCGGTGGACCTCACCACCGCTCGCAACGTCACGCTTTCCGGCGTGCTCTCCGGCGCGGGTTCGGTGGTGAAGACCGGTGCCGGCACGCTGACGCTCTCCGGCACCAACACCTACACCGGTGACACGGTCGCGACCGGCGGCACGCTCTCGTTGGCGAACGCCTCGCTGGCGGACGTGGCCGACGTGAAGATCTCCAACGGCGCGATGCTCAATCTTGGCTTCGCCGGGACGGACACCATCGACGAGCTTTACATCGATGGCGTGCAGCAGGCTTCCGGCACCTGGGGTTCCCCGACCTCTTCGGCGGTGAACAAGACCAGCCGCATCACCGGTACCGGGATTCTCCAGGTCAATACCGGTGCCGCGGTGGCGACCTACGAGGATTGGGCGACCGCCAAGGGCCTGACCGTCGCGAACAACGGCAAGGCGCAGGATCCCGATGGCGACGGCCGCAACAACCTCCAGGAGTTCGCTTTCGATGAAGATCCGCTGTCGGGCAAGTCCGCCAGCAAGATGTCCGTGAAGGTTGCAACGGTGGACGGCCAGTCCGTGCTGACGTTGACGCTACCGGTTCGTGCCGCGGCCTCGTTCCCGGATGGGTATAGCGGGATGCTGGCGTCGTTGCCGGTGGATGGGTTCACCTACTACATCATGGGCAGCGTGGATCTCACCTACTGGAATCTCGACATTGCCGAGGTGCCATCCGGCCAGAGCGGTCCCCTGCAGGCGAATCTTCCCCCGCTTTCCAGCGGTTGGATTTACCGGTCGTTCTATGTGCCGGGCGCTCATCCGGGCGAACTTGAGAAATTGTTCATGCGCGCGTCGGTCTCCGAGTGA
- a CDS encoding cytochrome P450, with amino-acid sequence MTQPSQRRAPGPGIVAFLGHVIRHRMNFVDYLVELAERHGDRFSLPMSVPTFVIRDPADVKHLLVSNPLNYHKTGSLTVGEKLLGQGLVSSEEPLHGKERKMMQPIFHKSSIASFGEMMARATERHIAGWKDGDRVDMASEMMHLTISIVGLSLFSIDLYHEGRELGNEFGRAMKLVTRLQLLPPLPRWMTARLYRAYDRSIANIDAAMEKIIADRKALPQEQWPNDLLSMVLSSRYEDGTAVPDKLVRDEVVTIILAGHETVANHLNWTWYLLSKHPEIHEKMAAEWEAVLGDRAPAIEDVGRLTYTAAVLAESMRLYPPAWTLARRAVAADRLPSGMEVQPRDEFLMLQYVSHRNPEWFPDPEAFRPERFEAGNKESIPKFAYYPFGMGPRFCIGEGFARLEAMVAMVLIGRRFRFEMARSGPVGKETLVTLRPRKGLPMMVRRRT; translated from the coding sequence ATGACCCAGCCTTCCCAACGGCGCGCGCCCGGTCCTGGCATCGTCGCTTTCCTCGGCCATGTCATCCGCCACCGGATGAATTTCGTCGATTACCTCGTCGAGCTCGCGGAGCGGCACGGCGACCGTTTCTCGCTGCCGATGAGCGTCCCGACCTTCGTGATCCGGGATCCGGCGGACGTGAAGCACCTGCTGGTGTCCAACCCGCTCAATTACCACAAGACCGGCAGTCTCACCGTGGGCGAGAAGCTGTTGGGGCAAGGTCTCGTGAGCAGCGAGGAGCCGCTCCATGGCAAGGAGCGGAAGATGATGCAGCCGATCTTCCACAAGTCCTCGATCGCCTCCTTCGGCGAAATGATGGCCCGCGCGACCGAGCGGCACATCGCCGGGTGGAAGGACGGCGACCGGGTCGACATGGCGTCCGAGATGATGCACCTCACCATCTCGATCGTCGGCTTGTCCTTGTTCAGCATCGACCTTTACCACGAGGGCCGGGAACTGGGGAATGAGTTTGGCCGTGCGATGAAGCTCGTGACGCGCCTGCAATTGCTCCCGCCGCTTCCACGCTGGATGACGGCACGACTGTACCGCGCCTATGACCGCTCCATCGCGAACATCGATGCGGCGATGGAAAAGATCATCGCGGATCGCAAGGCCCTGCCTCAGGAGCAGTGGCCGAACGACCTGCTTTCGATGGTGCTTTCGTCCCGCTACGAGGATGGCACCGCGGTGCCGGACAAGCTGGTGCGGGACGAGGTGGTGACCATCATCCTGGCCGGCCACGAAACGGTGGCGAACCACCTGAATTGGACCTGGTATCTGCTTTCGAAACATCCCGAGATCCACGAGAAAATGGCCGCGGAATGGGAGGCCGTGCTCGGCGACCGGGCCCCGGCCATTGAGGACGTCGGCCGCCTCACCTACACCGCCGCGGTGCTGGCGGAGTCGATGCGGCTCTATCCGCCCGCGTGGACGCTGGCCCGCCGCGCGGTCGCCGCGGACCGCCTGCCATCCGGCATGGAGGTCCAGCCGCGGGACGAGTTCCTGATGCTCCAGTATGTTTCCCACCGGAATCCAGAATGGTTCCCCGATCCCGAGGCGTTCCGGCCGGAGCGATTCGAGGCGGGCAACAAGGAGTCGATTCCGAAGTTCGCTTACTACCCCTTCGGCATGGGCCCGCGCTTTTGCATCGGCGAGGGCTTCGCCCGCCTGGAGGCCATGGTCGCCATGGTGCTCATCGGCCGGCGCTTCCGCTTCGAGATGGCGCGGTCCGGTCCGGTGGGGAAGGAGACCTTGGTCACCCTCCGGCCCCGCAAGGGCCTTCCGATGATGGTCCGGAGGCGAACCTAG
- a CDS encoding glycosyltransferase, with protein MNGCPRVSIVVASYNEASTIAACVRSFAAQRYDGGLEILIVDDRSTDDTGAILAGLGLEHLRVIRIDRFDHPFLTSRQVALDTGFRAARGEILVVTDADALVPDDWVSVLCARLDATGADLVGGPVRFTPRPDGGNRWVALVQTVDGLFYIGVCSWLNRLGFNSGFVFGNCAFRKEAYLKAGGYEAMGFGLTEDLVFGRSLRRNGGTMTLVARPATSVRACGSWRVLVDRAQRICAGGVSVLSVALGLWMLSLLGLAAAAACAPAWFLVAFLVRWLAGAMFVAVWLVRGGLPRLLPAALLFEPAAIAIGLAVMWNGRRTKRIEWGGLVYDR; from the coding sequence ATGAACGGTTGTCCGCGGGTTTCGATCGTGGTGGCTTCTTACAACGAGGCCTCCACCATCGCGGCGTGCGTTCGTTCGTTCGCCGCGCAGCGCTATGACGGGGGATTGGAGATCCTCATCGTGGACGACCGCAGCACCGATGACACGGGCGCCATCCTCGCCGGTCTTGGATTGGAACATCTCCGGGTGATCCGGATCGATCGCTTCGATCATCCATTCCTGACTTCCCGACAGGTGGCTCTGGACACCGGTTTCCGCGCCGCGCGGGGGGAGATCCTGGTGGTCACCGATGCCGACGCCCTCGTGCCGGACGACTGGGTGAGCGTTCTGTGCGCCCGGCTCGATGCCACCGGGGCCGATCTGGTGGGCGGTCCGGTGCGGTTCACGCCGCGGCCGGATGGCGGGAACCGCTGGGTCGCGCTCGTGCAGACCGTGGACGGGCTGTTCTACATCGGCGTGTGCTCATGGTTGAACCGCCTGGGATTCAACTCCGGCTTTGTCTTCGGAAACTGCGCGTTCCGGAAGGAGGCGTATCTCAAGGCGGGCGGATACGAGGCGATGGGATTCGGGCTCACCGAGGACCTGGTCTTCGGCCGCTCGCTGCGGCGGAATGGAGGCACGATGACTCTAGTAGCTCGTCCCGCGACATCGGTCCGTGCCTGCGGATCGTGGCGTGTGCTGGTCGACCGCGCCCAGCGGATCTGTGCCGGTGGAGTGTCCGTGTTGTCGGTCGCGCTCGGCTTGTGGATGTTGTCGCTGTTGGGACTGGCGGCGGCCGCGGCCTGCGCACCCGCGTGGTTCCTGGTTGCCTTTCTCGTCCGCTGGCTGGCCGGGGCGATGTTTGTGGCGGTGTGGCTGGTCCGGGGAGGGTTGCCACGGCTGCTTCCGGCCGCGTTGTTGTTCGAGCCGGCGGCGATCGCCATTGGCCTGGCGGTGATGTGGAACGGCCGCCGGACGAAGCGGATCGAGTGGGGCGGTTTGGTCTATGACCGCTGA
- a CDS encoding lysophospholipid acyltransferase family protein: MARVRRLLIRVVTACLIQVARWVVAANFLLAKWLPDRWLARLGHPVAVFMRHSHKDKILSRMEKVLGPFQSPAERDRVWKGHVEHIGRCVFEPFQMYWSTDEQLVADIRITGEELIQEALATGKGAVLFLDHMGNPGSLVAAFGLRGYDVAIAGNPVIAVEDMVARLFKRGRVERVLLGDRLPARMASVLKRNGLFGIFIDFPVVLKHNVVMPFGHTGVSVNLGPGLLALRQGAPIFGVTSTRVGSNRHHVVVTRIPDPVSIQSREAAAEVVGAALDAMCTTLRRHPEQWWPWDEVCLEQPAASSVSQDQPALK, from the coding sequence GTGGCCCGTGTTCGCCGCCTGCTGATCCGAGTGGTCACCGCTTGCCTGATTCAGGTCGCGAGGTGGGTGGTGGCGGCGAATTTTCTGTTGGCGAAATGGTTGCCGGACCGGTGGCTGGCCCGGCTCGGACACCCGGTGGCGGTGTTCATGCGACACAGCCACAAGGACAAGATCCTTTCCCGTATGGAGAAGGTGCTGGGGCCGTTCCAATCGCCCGCCGAGCGGGACCGCGTGTGGAAAGGCCACGTGGAGCACATCGGCCGCTGTGTGTTCGAGCCGTTCCAGATGTATTGGTCCACGGACGAGCAACTGGTGGCGGACATCCGGATCACCGGGGAGGAACTGATCCAGGAGGCTCTCGCCACAGGCAAGGGCGCGGTGTTGTTTCTCGATCACATGGGGAACCCGGGCTCGCTGGTCGCGGCCTTCGGGCTCCGTGGCTATGATGTGGCCATCGCGGGCAATCCGGTGATCGCGGTGGAGGATATGGTGGCGCGGTTGTTCAAGCGCGGACGCGTCGAGCGCGTGCTGCTGGGCGACCGCCTGCCGGCGCGGATGGCGTCCGTGCTGAAACGGAACGGCCTGTTTGGCATTTTCATCGATTTCCCGGTGGTGCTGAAACACAACGTGGTCATGCCCTTCGGCCACACCGGTGTGAGCGTGAATCTCGGTCCCGGTCTGTTGGCCCTGCGCCAGGGCGCTCCCATCTTCGGCGTGACCAGCACGCGGGTCGGGTCGAACCGGCATCACGTGGTGGTGACCCGCATTCCCGATCCGGTCTCGATCCAATCTCGGGAGGCCGCGGCGGAGGTGGTGGGAGCGGCGCTGGATGCAATGTGCACGACCCTGCGCCGCCATCCGGAGCAGTGGTGGCCATGGGATGAGGTTTGTCTTGAACAGCCCGCCGCTTCGAGTGTTTCACAGGATCAACCCGCCCTGAAATGA